In Geopsychrobacter electrodiphilus DSM 16401, a single window of DNA contains:
- a CDS encoding acyltransferase translates to MIHNTAIISNKASIGNNVTIGAYTSINDYVEIGDNTVIENYCEIGYATPLAENKKLVIGANSHIRSHSVFYQGSIFGDNLVTGHRVTIREKIKAGSNLQIGTLCDFQGDCVIGDFVRTHSNVHIGKESKIGNYVFIFPYVVLTNDPHPPSDTLLGVTIEDYAVIATMSVILPGVIIHEHALVGAHSLVKSDVPPKMVVAGNPAKVICETAKIKLSNLNESAYPWPKHFHRGYPESIIAQWEKEFGC, encoded by the coding sequence TTGATACATAACACTGCAATAATTAGCAATAAAGCATCTATTGGTAATAACGTAACAATAGGAGCATATACTAGTATAAATGATTATGTTGAAATAGGTGATAATACAGTAATTGAAAATTATTGTGAAATAGGCTACGCAACACCACTAGCTGAAAATAAAAAATTGGTAATTGGTGCAAATTCTCACATCCGTTCCCATAGCGTTTTTTATCAAGGTTCTATATTTGGAGACAATTTAGTCACAGGCCATAGAGTAACGATCAGAGAAAAAATAAAAGCGGGATCAAATCTACAAATAGGAACATTATGTGATTTTCAGGGTGACTGTGTCATCGGTGATTTTGTCAGGACACATAGCAATGTCCATATAGGCAAAGAATCTAAAATTGGGAATTATGTTTTTATCTTTCCGTATGTAGTTCTTACAAATGATCCACATCCACCAAGTGACACATTGCTTGGCGTAACAATCGAAGATTATGCCGTTATCGCAACTATGTCTGTTATCTTGCCTGGCGTCATTATACACGAGCACGCATTGGTCGGCGCACATAGTCTAGTAAAGTCAGATGTCCCGCCTAAAATGGTTGTTGCGGGGAATCCAGCCAAAGTAATTTGTGAAACAGCTAAAATAAAATTATCAAATCTAAATGAAAGTGCTTACCCTTGGCCGAAGCACTTTCATCGCGGATACCCAGAGTCAATAATTGCGCAATGGGAAAAAGAGTTTGGGTGTTAA